Proteins encoded by one window of Phenylobacterium soli:
- the nuoF gene encoding NADH-quinone oxidoreductase subunit NuoF — protein sequence MVGILQDKDRIFTNLYGLHDWGLEGAMQRGAWNGTKDILKQAPEWICDQIKASGLRGRGGAGFATGLKWTFMPKQESERPHFLVINADESEPGACKDREILRNDPHLLIEGALIACRAMRAHTAYIYLRGEYVFERERLTAAIKQAYDAKLIGPGNIHGWDCDIRVHHGGGAYICGDETALMESLEGKKGQPRLKPPFPAGAGVWGCPTTINNVETISVVGTILRRGAAWFAGFGTEKSTGTKLFAASGHVNKPCVVEEAVGISVKQLIEDHFGGVRGGWSNLKAVIPGGISVRMIPAAECEEAIMTYEDLQARGSGLGTGTMIVMDKDADLVKAIARASYFYKHESCGQCTPCREGTGWMWRVMERMVTGEAEMEEIDLLLDVASQVEGHTICGLGDAAAWPIQGLFRHFRHEVEERITNYRARKGVYPGASIAAE from the coding sequence GTGGTCGGCATCCTCCAAGACAAGGACCGCATCTTCACCAACCTCTATGGCCTCCACGACTGGGGCCTCGAGGGTGCGATGCAACGCGGGGCCTGGAACGGCACCAAGGACATCCTCAAGCAGGCCCCCGAGTGGATCTGCGACCAGATCAAGGCGTCGGGCCTGCGCGGCCGCGGCGGGGCCGGCTTCGCCACCGGGCTGAAGTGGACCTTCATGCCCAAGCAGGAGAGCGAGCGGCCGCACTTCCTGGTCATCAACGCCGACGAGTCGGAGCCGGGCGCCTGCAAGGACCGCGAGATCCTGCGCAACGACCCGCACCTCCTGATCGAGGGCGCGCTGATCGCCTGCCGCGCCATGCGGGCGCACACGGCCTACATTTATCTGCGCGGCGAGTACGTCTTCGAGCGCGAGCGCCTGACGGCGGCGATCAAGCAGGCCTACGACGCCAAGCTGATCGGGCCGGGCAACATCCACGGCTGGGACTGCGACATCCGCGTTCACCATGGTGGCGGCGCCTACATCTGCGGCGACGAGACCGCGTTGATGGAGAGCCTGGAAGGCAAGAAGGGCCAACCGCGCCTGAAGCCGCCGTTCCCAGCGGGGGCAGGAGTCTGGGGCTGCCCGACGACGATCAACAACGTCGAGACCATCTCGGTCGTCGGCACCATCCTGCGCCGTGGCGCGGCCTGGTTCGCCGGCTTCGGCACCGAGAAGTCGACCGGCACCAAACTGTTCGCGGCCTCGGGCCACGTGAACAAGCCCTGCGTGGTCGAGGAGGCGGTCGGCATCAGCGTGAAGCAGCTGATCGAGGACCACTTCGGCGGCGTGCGCGGCGGCTGGTCGAACCTGAAGGCTGTGATCCCCGGCGGCATCTCGGTGCGGATGATCCCCGCGGCCGAATGCGAAGAGGCGATCATGACTTACGAGGACCTGCAGGCCCGCGGCTCCGGCCTCGGCACCGGCACCATGATCGTCATGGACAAGGACGCCGACCTCGTGAAGGCGATCGCCCGGGCGAGCTACTTCTACAAGCACGAGAGCTGCGGCCAGTGCACGCCGTGCCGCGAAGGCACCGGCTGGATGTGGCGCGTCATGGAGCGGATGGTCACCGGCGAGGCCGAGATGGAGGAGATCGACCTCCTGCTCGACGTCGCCAGCCAGGTCGAAGGTCACACCATCTGCGGCCTCGGCGACGCGGCCGCCTGGCCGATCCAGGGCCTCTTCCGTCACTTCCGCCACGAGGTCGAAGAGCGGATCACCAACTACCGCGCGCGCAAGGGAGTCTATCCCGGCGCCTCCATCGCGGCGGAGTAA
- the nuoE gene encoding NADH-quinone oxidoreductase subunit NuoE has protein sequence MSVRRLAENQPESFAFKPATLKEAKRWMENYPAGRQQSAVIPLLWLVQKQEGWVSEPAIRAVAELLSMPVIRVLEIATFYTMFMLEPVGTHALVQVCGTTPCQLRGAEGLIEVCKKKLGPKDHLSADGKFYWQEVECMGACSNAPMAAINDYYYEDLTPETFEKLLDDFAAGKKPKPGSAIGRQGAAPEGGPITLTDPSLYDGSRAKKIKIPNLPSASSSKEKA, from the coding sequence TTGAGCGTCCGTCGTCTCGCCGAGAACCAGCCCGAGAGCTTCGCCTTCAAGCCGGCGACGCTGAAGGAAGCCAAGCGCTGGATGGAGAACTATCCGGCCGGCCGCCAGCAGTCGGCGGTCATTCCGCTCCTGTGGCTGGTGCAGAAGCAGGAAGGCTGGGTGTCCGAGCCCGCCATCCGCGCCGTCGCCGAGCTTCTCAGCATGCCGGTGATCCGCGTGCTGGAGATCGCCACCTTCTACACCATGTTCATGCTGGAGCCGGTCGGCACCCATGCGCTGGTGCAGGTCTGCGGCACCACGCCCTGCCAGCTGCGCGGGGCCGAGGGGCTGATCGAGGTCTGCAAGAAGAAGCTCGGCCCGAAGGATCACCTGTCGGCGGACGGCAAGTTCTACTGGCAGGAAGTGGAGTGCATGGGCGCCTGCTCGAACGCGCCCATGGCCGCCATCAACGACTACTACTACGAGGATCTGACGCCGGAGACCTTCGAGAAGCTCCTCGACGACTTCGCCGCCGGCAAGAAGCCGAAGCCCGGCTCGGCCATCGGCCGCCAGGGCGCCGCGCCGGAGGGCGGGCCGATCACCCTGACCGACCCCAGCCTCTACGACGGCAGCCGCGCCAAGAAGATCAAGATCCCGAACCTGCCTTCGGCCAGCTCCTCGAAGGAGAAGGCGTGA
- a CDS encoding nuclear transport factor 2 family protein, with amino-acid sequence MSGPADIVAAQLAAYNAQDLDAFCACYADDAVLAGYNGEITNRGIASIRERHAKLFADFPQNRAELVNRIVVGSNVIDHEKVSRAPGGESFEVAPIYTIADGKIARVDFVK; translated from the coding sequence TTGAGCGGCCCCGCCGACATCGTCGCGGCCCAGCTCGCCGCCTATAACGCCCAGGACCTCGACGCCTTCTGCGCCTGCTACGCCGACGACGCGGTGCTGGCCGGCTACAACGGCGAGATCACCAACCGCGGCATCGCCTCGATCCGCGAGCGTCACGCCAAGCTGTTCGCCGATTTCCCGCAGAACCGCGCCGAGCTGGTGAACCGCATCGTTGTCGGCTCCAACGTCATCGACCACGAGAAGGTCTCGCGCGCCCCCGGCGGCGAGAGCTTCGAGGTGGCGCCGATCTACACCATCGCGGACGGCAAGATCGCCCGCGTCGACTTCGTGAAGTGA
- a CDS encoding NADH-quinone oxidoreductase subunit D, whose protein sequence is MTGEAAPAAPMDLAEGETKVRRFNINFGPQHPAAHGVLRLVLELDGEVVERVDPHVGLLHRGTEKLMEARPYQQTIPYMDRLDYVAPMNQEHAYVAAIEKLIGVEVPIRGQLIRVLYDEIGRILNHLLNVTTQAMDVGALTPPLWGFEEREKLMVFYERASGARMHANYYRVGGVRQDLPTELVQDISDWCDHFPKVLDDIEGLITDNRIFKQRNVDIGKVTKDEAIAWGFSGVMVRGSGIAWDLRRSQPYACYDEMEFDIPLGVHGDCYDRYLCRMEEMRQSTKIMKQACERLMKTPGLVLSDDHKIAAPRRGEMKRSMEALIHHFKLFTEGYRPPPGEVYAAVEAPKGEFGIYLVSDGTNKPYKAKIRAPGYPHLQAMDWMNRGHMLADVSAILGSLDIVFGEIDR, encoded by the coding sequence ATGACCGGCGAAGCCGCGCCCGCCGCCCCGATGGACCTCGCCGAGGGCGAGACCAAGGTCCGCCGCTTCAACATCAACTTCGGCCCGCAGCACCCAGCGGCCCACGGCGTGCTGCGCCTGGTGCTGGAGCTGGACGGCGAGGTCGTCGAGCGCGTGGATCCGCACGTCGGCCTGCTGCACCGTGGCACCGAGAAGCTGATGGAGGCCCGGCCCTATCAGCAGACGATCCCGTACATGGACCGCCTCGACTACGTGGCGCCCATGAACCAGGAGCACGCCTACGTCGCGGCGATCGAGAAGCTGATCGGCGTCGAGGTTCCGATCCGCGGCCAGCTCATCCGCGTGCTCTACGACGAGATCGGCCGCATCCTGAACCACCTGCTGAACGTCACCACTCAGGCGATGGACGTCGGCGCGCTCACCCCGCCGCTGTGGGGCTTCGAAGAGCGCGAGAAGCTGATGGTGTTCTACGAGCGCGCCTCGGGCGCGCGGATGCACGCCAACTATTATCGCGTCGGCGGCGTGCGCCAGGACCTGCCGACGGAGCTGGTCCAGGACATCTCCGACTGGTGCGACCATTTCCCGAAGGTGCTCGACGACATCGAGGGCCTGATCACCGACAACCGGATCTTCAAGCAGCGCAACGTCGACATCGGGAAGGTGACCAAGGACGAGGCGATCGCCTGGGGGTTCTCGGGCGTGATGGTGCGCGGCTCGGGCATCGCCTGGGACCTGCGCCGTTCACAGCCTTACGCCTGCTACGACGAGATGGAATTCGACATTCCGCTCGGCGTCCACGGCGACTGCTACGACCGCTACCTCTGCCGGATGGAAGAGATGCGGCAGTCGACGAAGATCATGAAGCAGGCCTGCGAGCGGCTGATGAAGACGCCAGGCCTGGTGCTGTCCGACGACCACAAGATCGCCGCCCCGCGCCGGGGCGAGATGAAGCGGTCGATGGAAGCCCTGATCCACCACTTCAAGCTGTTCACCGAGGGCTACCGCCCGCCGCCCGGCGAAGTCTACGCCGCGGTGGAGGCGCCCAAGGGCGAGTTCGGCATCTACCTGGTCTCCGACGGCACCAACAAGCCGTACAAGGCCAAGATCCGGGCGCCGGGCTATCCGCACCTGCAGGCGATGGACTGGATGAACCGCGGCCACATGCTGGCCGACGTGTCCGCCATCCTCGGCTCACTGGACATCGTGTTCGGGGAGATCGACCGTTGA
- a CDS encoding NADH-quinone oxidoreductase subunit C, which translates to MSWPLTSAELEALGQTLVANSAGALTSASVAFGELNLTAQEPRIVEALTYLRDSHAFQQLIDLTAVDYPERTRRFDVVYHLLSLTKNQRVRVKIEADEETAVPSVTGVYPCADWYEREAFDMYGVFFSGHPDLRRILTDYGFHGHPLRKDFPMTGYVELRYDDELKRVVYEPVRSVEWRNWDFLSPWEGMEKGFAPIPGDEKGVLEDKSGGKS; encoded by the coding sequence ATGAGCTGGCCGCTAACCTCCGCCGAGCTGGAGGCGCTCGGCCAGACGCTCGTGGCCAACAGCGCCGGCGCCCTGACCAGCGCCAGCGTGGCCTTCGGCGAACTGAACCTGACCGCCCAGGAGCCGCGCATCGTCGAGGCCCTCACCTATCTGCGCGACAGCCACGCGTTCCAGCAGCTGATCGACCTGACGGCGGTGGACTATCCCGAGCGCACGCGCCGCTTCGACGTGGTCTACCACCTGCTGTCGCTGACCAAGAACCAGCGCGTGCGGGTGAAGATCGAGGCCGACGAGGAGACCGCGGTGCCGTCCGTGACGGGGGTCTACCCCTGCGCCGACTGGTATGAGCGCGAGGCCTTCGACATGTACGGGGTGTTCTTCTCGGGCCACCCGGACCTGCGCCGCATCCTCACCGACTACGGCTTCCACGGCCACCCGCTGCGCAAGGACTTCCCGATGACCGGCTACGTCGAGCTCCGCTACGACGACGAGCTTAAGCGGGTGGTCTACGAGCCGGTGCGCTCGGTGGAATGGCGCAACTGGGACTTCCTGTCGCCCTGGGAGGGCATGGAGAAGGGCTTCGCGCCCATTCCGGGCGACGAGAAGGGCGTCCTCGAAGACAAGAGCGGAGGCAAGTCATGA
- a CDS encoding NuoB/complex I 20 kDa subunit family protein: MEEGSPGMGVIVPAGAGARSSVEGYDPKKHDPFFDGVSQQLADKGFVTAGVDDLITWARTGSLMWMTFGLACCAVEMMQASMPRYDLERYGFAPRASPRQSDVMIVAGTLCNKMAPALRKVYDQMPDPRYVISMGSCANGGGYYYFSYSVVRGCDRIVPVDVYVPGCPPTAEALVYGVLQLQKKIRRTGTIVR; this comes from the coding sequence ATGGAAGAAGGGAGCCCTGGAATGGGAGTGATCGTTCCCGCGGGCGCTGGCGCCCGGTCCTCCGTCGAGGGCTATGATCCCAAGAAGCACGACCCCTTCTTCGACGGCGTCTCGCAGCAGCTCGCCGACAAGGGCTTCGTGACCGCCGGCGTCGACGACCTGATCACCTGGGCGCGCACCGGCTCGCTGATGTGGATGACCTTCGGCCTGGCCTGCTGCGCGGTCGAGATGATGCAGGCGTCCATGCCGCGCTACGACCTCGAGCGCTACGGCTTCGCCCCGCGCGCCAGCCCGCGCCAGTCCGATGTGATGATCGTCGCCGGCACGCTCTGCAACAAGATGGCTCCAGCCCTGCGCAAGGTCTACGACCAGATGCCGGACCCGCGGTACGTCATCTCCATGGGCAGCTGCGCCAATGGCGGCGGCTACTACTACTTCAGCTATTCCGTGGTCCGCGGCTGCGATCGGATCGTGCCGGTGGATGTCTACGTGCCGGGCTGCCCGCCCACCGCCGAGGCGCTGGTCTACGGCGTGCTGCAGCTGCAGAAGAAGATCCGCCGCACGGGGACCATCGTTCGATGA
- a CDS encoding NADH-quinone oxidoreductase subunit A, translating to MTAFLLQYLPIVIFLGIAAALGLVFILGAAVLAPKAPDPEKLSSYECGFNAFDDARMKFDVRFYLVSILFIIFDLEVAFLFPWAVALMKLPPDVSHFAFWSMMAFLGVLTVGFIYEWKKGALEWE from the coding sequence ATGACCGCGTTCCTCCTTCAGTACCTCCCCATCGTGATCTTTCTAGGGATCGCGGCGGCGCTTGGTCTCGTCTTCATCCTCGGCGCCGCCGTGCTGGCGCCGAAGGCTCCCGATCCTGAAAAGCTGTCGTCGTACGAGTGCGGCTTCAACGCGTTCGACGACGCCCGCATGAAGTTCGACGTCCGGTTCTATCTGGTGTCGATCCTGTTCATCATCTTCGACCTGGAAGTGGCCTTCCTGTTCCCCTGGGCCGTGGCGCTGATGAAGCTGCCGCCGGACGTCAGCCACTTCGCCTTCTGGTCGATGATGGCCTTCCTGGGCGTGCTCACGGTCGGCTTCATCTACGAATGGAAGAAGGGAGCCCTGGAATGGGAGTGA
- a CDS encoding kynureninase/PvdN C-terminal domain-containing protein yields MTSYKRLFSRALEAAPGRLHFAAHSHHLWPDASLAGQVEAWEDAARLADRKWERVMGEIWPAAQAEVAAELGLPDPGSVVFAPNTHELIVRLVSAARPGRLRVLTSDGEFHSFRRQAARFAESGRFEVETVSTEGPDFAGRFLERAKAGDFDLIFVSQVMFGSGLVFEPLAELAALAQPEGPWVAIDGYHAFMAVETKLSALAGRIFYLAGGYKYAMAGEGAAFLHAPPGFGPRPELSGWYAEFAELERTPGQIGFPADARRFLGATFDPSGLYRFLAVRRMLAAEGLGTAAVNAHVAGLKTRFLERVGQTPFAEAELLNPPGAGAGEARFLALRHRKAAAWAEALLDRGVVTDVRGEVLRIGFGLYQDVEDVEALADRADTL; encoded by the coding sequence GTGACCAGCTACAAGCGCCTGTTCTCGCGGGCGCTGGAGGCCGCGCCCGGGCGGCTGCACTTCGCCGCCCACAGCCATCACCTCTGGCCCGATGCGAGCCTTGCAGGGCAGGTCGAGGCCTGGGAGGACGCTGCGCGCCTCGCCGACCGCAAGTGGGAGCGGGTGATGGGCGAGATCTGGCCCGCCGCGCAGGCGGAGGTGGCGGCCGAGCTCGGCCTGCCTGATCCCGGCAGCGTGGTATTTGCGCCGAACACCCACGAACTGATCGTTCGCCTCGTCTCGGCGGCCCGACCGGGGCGGCTGAGGGTGCTGACCAGCGACGGCGAGTTCCACAGCTTCCGCCGCCAGGCGGCGCGGTTCGCCGAATCGGGGCGGTTCGAAGTGGAGACGGTCTCCACCGAGGGCCCGGACTTCGCCGGACGCTTCCTGGAGCGCGCCAAGGCCGGAGACTTCGACCTGATCTTCGTCAGCCAGGTGATGTTCGGTTCGGGCCTGGTGTTCGAGCCCCTGGCGGAGCTGGCGGCCCTGGCGCAACCGGAGGGGCCCTGGGTGGCCATCGACGGCTATCACGCCTTCATGGCGGTGGAGACGAAGCTCTCGGCGCTCGCGGGCCGCATCTTCTATCTGGCGGGGGGCTACAAGTACGCCATGGCCGGGGAGGGGGCCGCCTTCCTGCACGCGCCGCCAGGTTTCGGTCCGCGGCCGGAGCTCAGCGGCTGGTACGCCGAGTTCGCCGAGCTGGAGCGGACGCCGGGGCAGATCGGCTTCCCCGCCGACGCCCGGCGCTTCCTCGGCGCCACCTTTGATCCATCGGGCCTCTACCGATTCCTCGCCGTGCGGCGGATGCTGGCGGCCGAGGGGCTCGGCACAGCGGCGGTGAACGCCCACGTGGCGGGACTGAAGACCCGCTTCCTCGAGCGGGTCGGCCAAACGCCGTTCGCCGAGGCGGAGCTGCTCAATCCGCCAGGGGCAGGGGCCGGGGAGGCGCGATTCCTGGCGCTGCGGCATCGCAAGGCGGCGGCCTGGGCCGAGGCGCTGCTGGACAGGGGCGTGGTGACCGACGTCCGCGGCGAGGTGCTGCGGATCGGCTTTGGGCTGTATCAGGACGTAGAGGATGTCGAGGCGCTGGCGGACCGCGCCGACACGCTCTGA
- a CDS encoding tryptophan 2,3-dioxygenase has product MTQTYARYLALDELLDAQRPLSDVHDELLFVITHQTKELWLKQTIAELKVAKGLVRAGELTPAYKGLARVSRIQAVMTLSWDVLATMTPSDYTRFREVLGPSSGFQSDQFRTVEFMLGLKDAAHLAAHEARPQAMAALTEALDAPSLWDDANAALAAAGFILPANVLERDWREPYRPDPAVEDAWLEVYRDTGRWWALYQLAEKLVDIDDALATWRHKHVLTVERVIGGKRGTGGTAGASYLQSTLAKRCFPELWSLRTRL; this is encoded by the coding sequence ATGACCCAGACCTATGCGCGGTACCTCGCGCTCGATGAGCTGCTGGACGCCCAGCGGCCGCTTTCCGACGTGCACGACGAGCTGCTGTTCGTCATCACCCACCAGACCAAGGAGCTGTGGCTCAAACAGACCATCGCCGAGCTGAAGGTGGCCAAGGGCCTCGTCCGCGCCGGCGAGCTGACCCCCGCCTACAAGGGTCTCGCGCGGGTCTCCCGCATCCAGGCGGTGATGACGCTGTCCTGGGACGTGCTGGCGACCATGACGCCCTCTGACTACACGCGCTTCCGGGAAGTCCTGGGGCCAAGCTCCGGCTTCCAGTCGGACCAGTTCCGGACCGTGGAGTTCATGCTGGGCCTGAAGGACGCGGCGCACCTGGCGGCGCACGAGGCCCGGCCGCAGGCGATGGCGGCGCTGACCGAGGCCCTGGATGCGCCCAGCCTGTGGGACGACGCCAACGCGGCCCTGGCCGCGGCAGGCTTCATCCTGCCGGCGAACGTGCTGGAGCGGGATTGGCGCGAGCCCTACCGCCCCGATCCCGCGGTCGAGGACGCCTGGCTGGAGGTCTATCGCGACACCGGGCGCTGGTGGGCGCTCTATCAGCTGGCCGAGAAGCTGGTCGATATCGACGACGCCCTGGCCACCTGGCGGCACAAGCACGTGCTGACGGTAGAGCGGGTGATCGGCGGCAAGCGCGGCACCGGCGGCACGGCCGGGGCGAGCTATCTGCAGTCGACGCTCGCCAAGCGCTGCTTCCCGGAGCTGTGGTCCCTGAGGACCCGGCTGTGA
- a CDS encoding DUF885 domain-containing protein: MHRRSLLTAGASAAAFAILPRLADAATARPPRPKSAFARLRDRYFLGAMRFNPVTATYLGGDGYSPALADINGKLRDYDPAALAREVAFYRGIQAANHAIAPKALAPQERIDHAVLEAQVGFILHQLVELRYHQRSIDTYMAEPFRGVDWQIQQMTDEGAGRLGTEREWRLVLQRVRAIPRYLEQAKHHLAAGVASGNRPDWRMVERDGLDGARNNADYFRKTLAEQAGAHLARRPFKGALLADLGPAAQAAAQAFDSFGRFLRDTYPAADRQDRFVIGEREYEWRVRHNLHEPRSAAQLFAYGQQQTAFYQAKVYAVAEEVAKDAGLALPFGTPEEKNASVRKVMEHLNDDSPKSDAELLAWYVDAGKRAVEYGRAQKLFDVPADYRLDVTWTPPVLRAAIDAAYYAAPPFKISGVGRFYLTPTGEDPAALRENNRASIADTAVHEGFPGHDWNYKYMSAHAAEISNIRWFTPGAVEDSASMWEDSMAAEGWGLYAEELMSEPAPGRPHGFYTAAEHLYELQGQLLRAVRIVVDVGIHTGRMSYDQAVDYFNANVDFVPGARARAASDPAAKAVFERAEKAIYRYSKWPTQAITYNLGKAGIVELREAYRKVRGPKFQAKDFHEDFMRMGTVPAPLIRDQLLAEARSKG; this comes from the coding sequence ATGCACCGACGGTCCCTGCTCACGGCCGGCGCCAGCGCCGCCGCCTTCGCCATCCTTCCGCGGCTCGCGGACGCCGCGACCGCTCGGCCGCCCCGGCCAAAGAGCGCCTTCGCCCGCCTGCGCGACCGCTACTTCCTCGGCGCGATGCGCTTCAATCCGGTGACGGCCACCTACCTGGGGGGCGACGGCTACTCGCCCGCCCTCGCCGACATCAACGGCAAGCTGCGTGACTACGACCCGGCCGCGCTGGCGCGCGAGGTCGCCTTCTACCGCGGGATCCAGGCCGCAAACCACGCCATCGCGCCCAAGGCCCTGGCGCCGCAGGAGCGCATCGACCATGCGGTGCTGGAGGCTCAGGTCGGCTTCATCCTCCACCAGCTCGTCGAGCTCCGCTATCACCAACGCTCCATCGACACCTACATGGCCGAGCCGTTCCGGGGTGTCGACTGGCAGATCCAGCAGATGACCGACGAAGGCGCGGGCCGACTCGGGACCGAGCGCGAATGGCGTCTCGTCCTCCAGCGTGTCCGCGCCATTCCCCGCTATCTCGAGCAGGCGAAGCATCACCTCGCGGCTGGCGTCGCCTCGGGCAATCGCCCCGACTGGCGCATGGTCGAGCGCGACGGCCTCGACGGCGCCCGCAACAACGCCGACTACTTCCGCAAGACCCTGGCCGAGCAGGCCGGCGCCCATCTCGCCCGGCGCCCGTTCAAGGGGGCTCTGTTGGCCGATCTCGGCCCCGCGGCCCAAGCGGCTGCCCAGGCCTTTGACTCCTTCGGCCGGTTCCTGCGCGACACCTATCCCGCCGCGGACCGCCAGGACCGCTTCGTCATTGGCGAGCGCGAGTACGAATGGCGCGTCCGCCACAATCTGCATGAGCCCCGCTCGGCGGCGCAGCTCTTCGCCTATGGCCAGCAGCAAACCGCCTTCTATCAGGCCAAGGTCTACGCCGTGGCCGAGGAGGTCGCGAAGGACGCGGGCCTCGCCCTGCCCTTCGGCACGCCGGAGGAGAAGAACGCCTCGGTGCGCAAGGTGATGGAGCACCTCAACGACGACTCCCCAAAATCCGACGCCGAGCTCCTCGCCTGGTACGTCGACGCCGGCAAACGCGCGGTCGAGTACGGCCGGGCCCAGAAGCTGTTCGACGTGCCGGCGGACTACCGCCTCGATGTCACCTGGACCCCGCCGGTCCTGCGCGCCGCCATCGATGCCGCCTACTACGCGGCGCCGCCGTTCAAGATATCCGGGGTCGGCCGCTTCTACCTGACCCCGACGGGAGAGGATCCGGCGGCCCTGCGCGAAAACAACCGCGCCTCCATCGCCGACACCGCCGTGCACGAGGGCTTCCCCGGTCACGATTGGAACTACAAGTACATGAGCGCGCACGCGGCCGAGATCAGCAACATCCGCTGGTTCACGCCGGGCGCGGTCGAGGACTCGGCCTCCATGTGGGAGGATTCCATGGCCGCCGAGGGCTGGGGCCTCTACGCCGAGGAGCTGATGAGCGAGCCGGCGCCGGGCCGCCCGCACGGCTTCTACACCGCCGCAGAGCACCTCTACGAACTGCAGGGCCAGTTGTTGCGCGCGGTGCGCATCGTCGTCGACGTGGGCATCCACACCGGCCGGATGAGTTACGATCAGGCGGTAGACTACTTCAACGCCAACGTCGATTTCGTGCCCGGAGCCCGGGCCCGGGCGGCGAGCGATCCTGCCGCCAAGGCCGTGTTCGAGCGGGCGGAGAAGGCCATCTATCGCTATTCGAAGTGGCCCACCCAGGCGATCACCTACAATCTCGGCAAGGCCGGTATCGTCGAGCTGCGCGAGGCCTACCGCAAGGTCCGCGGGCCGAAGTTCCAGGCCAAGGACTTCCACGAGGACTTCATGCGCATGGGCACGGTTCCCGCGCCCCTGATCCGCGACCAGCTCCTGGCCGAGGCGCGCTCTAAGGGGTGA
- a CDS encoding MliC family protein: protein MRATPLILTCIALAACDRAPKPAGPSQGVAAVTPAAEAVNPDPHVVTYRCADGRKVEAGYPDTQTAVVTLGGHAYTLKVARSGSGARYVGMGWQWWTKGMTDAQLAPLKAGEDYASTPSVACTARDAEPPAPGTPGGLPDDRTPVSEARFSATSAQGAANVVQTYFALLEGGKAAEAAKLTTHGRSEDLSAHATYHAQVGAPGRIEGAAGSLYVEVPVVIYGRLKDGGEAHRSGKAILRRVNDVPGSTAEQRRWRIERLELTP from the coding sequence ATGCGCGCCACGCCCCTGATCCTCACCTGTATCGCCCTGGCCGCCTGCGACCGCGCGCCGAAGCCTGCGGGGCCGTCGCAGGGCGTAGCCGCGGTCACGCCGGCCGCGGAGGCGGTGAACCCGGATCCGCACGTGGTCACCTATCGCTGCGCCGACGGACGTAAGGTGGAGGCGGGGTATCCCGACACCCAGACCGCGGTCGTGACCCTCGGCGGCCACGCCTACACCCTGAAGGTCGCGCGCTCGGGCAGTGGGGCGCGCTATGTCGGCATGGGCTGGCAGTGGTGGACCAAGGGGATGACCGACGCCCAGCTCGCGCCGCTCAAGGCCGGCGAGGACTACGCCAGCACGCCGTCGGTCGCCTGCACGGCCAGGGACGCCGAGCCGCCGGCGCCCGGGACGCCGGGCGGCCTTCCGGACGACCGGACGCCCGTTTCCGAAGCTCGGTTCAGCGCGACCAGCGCCCAGGGTGCGGCCAATGTCGTCCAGACCTATTTCGCCCTCCTGGAGGGCGGCAAGGCGGCGGAGGCGGCCAAGCTGACCACCCACGGACGGTCCGAGGACCTGTCGGCCCACGCCACCTACCATGCGCAGGTGGGCGCGCCGGGCAGGATCGAAGGCGCCGCCGGCTCGCTCTACGTCGAGGTCCCCGTGGTCATCTACGGACGGCTCAAGGACGGCGGCGAGGCGCACCGGTCCGGCAAGGCGATCCTGCGACGCGTCAACGACGTGCCGGGCTCCACGGCCGAGCAGCGCCGCTGGCGCATCGAGAGGCTCGAGCTCACCCCTTAG